A DNA window from Impatiens glandulifera chromosome 7, dImpGla2.1, whole genome shotgun sequence contains the following coding sequences:
- the LOC124909888 gene encoding 11S globulin seed storage protein Ana o 2.0101-like gives MVNSCVLPISILCFLVLTTGGSAYRHEAGQQQQAQCRIQSINPLEPARRLQHEAGYTDVWDQTFDQIQCAGVAASRHLIQQGGLLLPTFSNAPLLAYVVKGRGIVGTINPGCAETFQSSEQIDVGGQFGSQKFRDQHQKIHRCRKGDIVAFKVGVAHWVHNDGNEDLELMVVHDTSNVENQLDQNLRRFFLAGNPQESEMQQRRKYSGQQQDDENFSGNLFQGFETEVLAESFQVDMETAARLQGQDDNRGFIVRVGKEFEMQRPSKYEEEERRREWSPKSNRFEETVCTMRIRENLDDPERADVYTAQGGRISTVNSHNLPILKEIQLSAERGVLYENAMAAPHWTLNAHNIIYILRGTGRIQVVGHSNRAVFNGEVRQGQLLVVPQNYAEVKLAGNEGLEWVSFKTNDRAISSPLAGKTSVIRAMPVEVVMSAFRMSRDEAQKLKYNRQEVRIFPRSKRQSERI, from the exons ATGGTTAACTCTTGTGTACTTCCAATTAGCATACTATGCTTCCTGGTCCTTACAACCGGAGGCTCTGCTTATAGACATGAAGCTGGCCAACAACAACAAGCGCAGTGTCGCATCCAAAGCATCAACCCTCTCGAGCCTGCCAGGCGCCTCCAGCATGAAGCCGGTTACACCGATGTCTGGGACCAGACCTTTGACCAGATTCAGTGTGCCGGTGTGGCCGCCTCCCGCCACCTTATCCAGCAAGGAGGCCTCCTCTTGCCTACTTTCAGCAATGCCCCTTTGCTGGCTTATGTTGTAAAAG GTAGGGGAATTGTTGGCACCATAAATCCAGGCTGCGCAGAAACGTTTCAATCGAGCGAACAAATTGATGTTGGAGGACAATTTGGCTCACAAAAGTTTAGGGATCAACACCAGAAGATCCATCGTTGCAGGAAGGGAGACATTGTTGCCTTCAAAGTTGGTGTAGCTCATTGGGTCCATAACGATGGCAACGAAGACCTTGAACTCATGGTGGTCCACGATACCAGCAACGTCGAAAACCAGCTCGATCAAAACCTCAGG AGATTCTTCCTTGCCGGTAATCCTCAAGAGTCAGAAATGCAACAGAGGAGGAAGTACAGTGGTCAACAACAAGATGATGAGAACTTTTCGGGCAACCTTTTCCAGGGATTTGAGACCGAGGTTTTGGCGGAATCTTTCCAAGTCGACATGGAGACAGCCGCAAGACTACAGGGACAGGATGATAACAGAGGATTCATTGTGAGGGTAGGTAAAGAATTTGAAATGCAAAGACCATCCAAATACGAAGAagaggaaagaagaagagagtgGAGCCCAAAAAGCAACCGATTCGAGGAAACCGTTTGCACAATGAGGATCAGAGAAAATCTCGATGATCCAGAGAGAGCAGATGTGTACACCGCTCAGGGTGGTCGCATTAGCACCGTCAATAGTCATAACCTCCCAATTTTGAAGGAAATCCAATTGAGCGCCGAGAGAGGAGTCCTTTACGAG AACGCAATGGCGGCTCCACACTGGACTCTTAACGCCCACAACATAATATACATATTGCGCGGAACGGGCCGAATCCAAGTGGTGGGTCACTCCAACCGGGCCGTCTTCAATGGCGAAGTCCGTCAAGGGCAGCTATTGGTCGTCCCTCAGAACTACGCTGAAGTCAAGCTGGCAGGAAACGAAGGATTGGAGTGGGTGTCGTTCAAGACAAATGACAGGGCGATATCAAGCCCGTTGGCTGGGAAGACTTCGGTGATCCGGGCAATGCCGGTGGAAGTGGTGATGAGTGCTTTCCGAATGTCGAGAGACGAGGCACAAAAGCTAAAGTATAACCGACAAGAAGTGAGGATCTTCCCGCGATCAAAGAGGCAATCCGAGAGGATTTGA